TCCTTCGTGTTCAGCATGCCACAGATAACCCAGAGCGGCTGGTCGCCCTGCGCCTTCAGCGTGGCGGCAATTGCTTGGCCCGCCGCCGGGTTATGCCCGCCATCCAGCCAGAGCGTGCCTTGCGGAAGCGCATTGACCAGCGGGCCGTGGCGCAGGCGCTGCATCCGCGCAGGCCAATCTGCGCGCGTGACGGCGGCCTCGGCCCCGGCCCCGTGGCCCAACGCGCGCAACGCCGCAATCGCGGTTCCGGCATTTTGCACCTGATGCGGCCCGGCAAGGCGCGGCAACGGCAGGTCCAACAGGCCGGTTTCATCCTGATAGACCAGCCGCCCGGCTTCGACCGTGACATGCCAATGCTGGCCTTGCACCATCAGCTGCACGCCCAGACGGGCGGCGCGCGCTTCGATCACATCAAGCGCGTCATCCCCTTGGGCCGCAACCACACAAGGCACGCCGCGTTTCATGATGCCGGCTTTCTCGGCCGCGATCTTGGCAAGCGTGTTGCCCAGATATTGCTCATGGTCCATGCTGACGGGGGTGATGATCGTCAGCGCAGGCGCATCGACCACATTGGTCGCATCCAACCGCCCGCCAAGCCCCACTTCCAGAAGCGTGTAATCGGCGGGGGTGCGGGCAAATGCCAGAAGCGCGGCGCAGGTCGTGATCTCGAAATAGGTGATCGGGTCCGCGCCATTGGCCTGCAAGCATTCGTCCAGAATGGTGCTAAGGGCGTCCTCGGCGATCAAATCGCCCGCCAGCCGGATGCGTTCGTGAAACCGCGCCAAATGCGGGCTGGTATAGGCATGGACCGTCAGCCCCACCCCTTCCAACCCGGCGCGGATCATGGCCTGCGTGCTGCCCTTGCCGTTGGTGCCTGCAATGTGAATGACCGGCGGCAGGCGGCGTTCCGGGTGGTCCAGCGCGGCCAGCAAGCGCCAGACACGGTCCAAAGTCAGGTCAATGATCTTGGGGTGAAATTCCATCATCCGCGCCAGCAGCGCGTCAGAACCCGTGGTCATGTCAAACCGCCGGTGCAGGTGCGGGTGCGGGCGGCGGCGGCAGGTCGCCATGCACAACGGCGCTTTGCCCGGTCAGCATACGCAGGATGGTGGCGATTTCTACGCGCTGTTCCTTGCGCGGCGTGACGCGGTCCAACATGCCGTGTTCCAGCAGGTATTCGGCACGCTGAAACCCCTCTGGCAATGTCTCGCGGATGGTCTGTTCAATCACCCGCGGCCCGGCAAAGCAGATCAGCGCGCCCGGTTCTGCGATCTGCACATCGCCCAGCATGGCGTAACTGGCGGTCACACCACCGGTCGTCGGATGCGTCAGCACTACGATATAGGGCAGCCCCGCTTCGCGCAGCATGTCTATGGCGACGGTGGTGCGCGGCATCTGCATCAGCGACAAGATGCCTTCCTGCATGCGCGCACCACCAGCGGCGGAAAACAGCACCAAGGGCAGCTTGCGCGCCACGGCATGTTCGGCGGCGGCAATGATCGCATTGCCCACATACATGCCCATCGACCCGGCCATGAAGCTGAAATCCTGTGCCGCGGCAACCAGCTTGGTGCGCAGCACTTCGCCCTCTACCACCAGCATCGCCTCTTTCTCGCCGGTGCCTTTTTGCGCGGCTTTCATCCGGTCAGGGTATTTTTTCTGGTCGCGGAATTGAAGCGGGTCGGGCAGGGGCGCCGGAACCTCAATTTCCTGATACAGCCCGCCGTCGAAGAACCCGGCAAAGCGCTCGCGCGGGGTCAGTGCCATATGGTGGCCGCAATTGGTGCAGACCTGCTGGTTGTCGGTCAACTCTCGGTGGAACAGCATCGTCCCGCATTCGGGGCATTTTTCCCACAGGTTTTCCGGCATCTCTCTTTTGTTGAAGAAAGAGCTGATCGTGGGGCGAACGTAATTGGTGATCCAGTTCATGGGGCGTCCCTGCGCAGGCTTTGTGCCGAAATAAGCAAAGCCTGCGGTAATTGCAATCAGCGACCCCGCAGGTAACGCCGCAGAACAGCCCAAACCACCAGCAGCCCGACCATATCGACAAGAACCAGCCCGAAGACTGTAGAGGGCTCGCTCAGCGAATACGGCAAACGGAACAGCGCGATACCGTCCAGCGCCTCTCCGGTGGTGAAGATCAGAATGGCCAGCAGATTATTGCCGAAATGCATACCCCATGCCAGCCCCAGCGATCCGCTGCGCGCCGTCAGATCGGCCATCAGCAGCCCGAAAAACCCGGTCAGCCCCACCAGCAACCATGTGCCCTGCCCCATCTGTTCGGGGGCGTAGTGCAACAGGCCGAACAGGACGGATGGAAACACGAACGACACCCAGCGCGCCACGAAACGCGCGGCAAGCTGTTGTTGCAGATAGCCGCGAAAGACGATCTCTTCTGCGCCGGTCTGCACCAGCAGACCCAGCAACATGGGAATAAGAAAAACAAGCCATGTCGCGAAGGGCACCCCGGGCATCAGCGTGCCAGAGGCCAGAAGCCACAGAATGCCCGGCAGCGACACCACAAGCAACACGCCAAAGGCCACGCCAAAATCGCGGATCAGCAGGTCACGCGGGCCGAACAGACTGGCGATAGAACGCTTGTGCACCCAGCGCACGGCGGCAAAGCTGCCAAGGACAAGCCCCGCGAAGGTCATCAGCAAAACCAGAATAGAGACAGGCGACGATCCGACCCCCATCTCTCCCAAGGCCCGCCCTGCGCCGGAAACGCCCACCGCAAAGGTCACGCCCAGCCCGATCACCGCCATCCACACAAGGTAGATCAGCAAGATCAAGCCAACCCCCAACAGCAGCCGCCAAAGTTGCGGGCGCAACCGGGCCGGGGCAACAAATCTATCCTGAGCTTGCGAAAACGGCATCGGGTCTGTCCAATCGGGGCAAGAACTTCTTATATGTCGGGACTAGATAGGTCCTACCTTTCTGCTTCAAGCAAATACCGGGACCAAGCGCAATCAACTCTGGAGCAGCGATGCCCTCGATCTGGGTCTTATTGGTGTTCGTGGTACAAGCCGCCTTCGTCTTGCGGGCGTTGTTGCGGTCTGGCCTGACGCCCTCGGCCCGACTGGCATGGGTCACGATCATCCTTGCGCTGCCGGTGGTCGGGCTTGGGGCCTATGCGCTTTTCGGCGAAATCCGCATGGCGCGCGCCCAGCGCGAACGCATCCGCGACATCCGCCACCGTCTGAACGCCGCGCAGATCGGACAAGACAGCCCAAGGGCAGAAATCAGCGGTCCTGCGCGTCCGGCTTTCGCGGCCGGGCAGGCCACCAGCCAGTTCCCGCCGGTCGCGGGCAATCTGCTGACCTTGCTGCCAGAGGGCGACGCCATGATGAATGACATCATCAGCGCCATAGACGCCGCGCATGACCATGTGCACATGCTGTATTACATCTGGTTGCCCGATGACACCGGCACCCGCATGGCGCAGGCCCTGTGCGGCGCGTCTCGCCGCGGCGTTACCTGCCGGGTTCTGGTGGATGACCACGGCGCGCGGCACCTGATACGCTCGGCGCTGTGGCGGCAGATGGCAGCCGCAGGCGTTGCCTTGCAACGCGCCGCCCCCTTGGGCAATCCGTTCATCAGCCTGCTATTTGGCCGCATCGACCTGCGCAATCACCGCAAGATCGTGGTGGTGGACAATCGCCTGTCATGGGTCGGCAGCCGCAACTGCGCCGATGCCGCCTTTGCCATCAAGCGCCGATTCGCGCCTTGGGTGGACATCCTTGTCCGGTTGGAAGGGCCGGTCGTGCGCCAACAACAGGCCGTGTTCGTGCAGGACTGGATGACGCATCACGCCGAAGACCTTAGCGCCACCCTATCCGCGCCCCTTGTCGACGCACCACCCGGAGCCGTGACCGCGCAAGTCATCTCGTCCGGCCCCGACGATGTGCAAACCACGCCAGCCGATGCGCTATGCGCCATGATCTACGCCGCGACCGAGCGGCTGACCATGACCACGCCCTATTATGTTCCCGACCAGTCGCTGCATGTCGCGATCTGTTCGGCGGCCGAACGCGGCGTGGCGGTCAACTTGGTCTTGCCCGCACGCAATGACAGCGCCATCGTGGGTGCCGCCAGCGAAAGCCTGTTGCCCGAATTGCTGCACGCGGGCGTGCACGTGCATCTGTTCCGGCCCGGCCTGATCCATTCCAAGATCGTGACAGTGGACGGTCAATTCGCCATGCTGGGCACGGCCAATCTGGATCACCGCAGTTTCGACCTGAACTACGAAAACTCGCTGCTGCTGGCCTGCCCGGCGTTTACCGCTGAATTGGACATGCGCCAACAAAGCTATGTTGACCGCGCAACGCCGCTTGACCGCGCCGATGTCGCGGCATGGCCGCTTTGGCGGCGGTTGCGCAACAACACCATCGCGCTGGCCAGCCCGCTTTTGTAAAAAAGCGCCCCCGCGTGGGAGGACGCAAGGGGCGTTAGGATGTTGGGAGACTGTTGTTAGAAGACGGCGGGCGCGCCGAATATTACCGGCGCACCCTGTATGTATCAGCGCCTTATGGCAGCGCGGGGATTTCAACCGCGGGCATTTCGCCGGTCAGCGCGTGCAAGAAGGCCACGATCGCGTCGTTTTCATCTTCCGCGAATTCCCGGCCCAGCATCTGGTCCGCCATCAGGTTCACCGCGTCATGCAGGTTGTCGACAGACCCGTTGTTGAAATACGGGTAGGTCACAGCCACGTTCCGCAGCGTCGGCGTGCGGAACGCGAATTTGTCGTATTCGTCGCCGGTGACAAGGAAGCGACCTTCGTCCTTGGAACTGGGCAGCTCGAACCGATAGTAGTTGCTGTCGGTCAGGGCCGGGCCATTGTGGCAAGCCACGCAACCTGCATCGACGAACAGTTTCATGCCTTCGACCTGCTGGTCGGTCATCGCCTGCACGTCACCGCGCAGGAAACGGTCCAGCGGCGAATTCGGCGTGTTCAGCGTCCGCTCGAAAGCGGCGATGGACAGCGCCACGTTCTCGGCGCGGATCGGATCGGCATCGTCGGGGAAGGCGGTTGCGAAATGCTCTTGGTAGACCTCGAATTCCTTCAGGCGCTGGATGGCTTCTTCCAGCGACATGTTCATTTCCACATCGGCCTGAATGGGGCCAAGCGACTGGCCTTCCAGATCAGGCTCGCGCCCGTCCCAGAATTGCGCGCCAAGGAAGCCCGAGTTCAGCACGGTCGGCGTGTTGCGGTTACCCACTTGGCCAGCATGGCCGACAGCGCGGTCGATGCGGTCCGTCCAGCCCAGTGCCGGGTTGTGGCAGGTCGCGCAGCTAATCACGCCCGACGCGGAAATGCGCGGTTCAAAGAACAACATCCGGCCAAGGTCGATCTTGACTTGGTCCATGCTGTTATCGGCCGGGATCGGCGGCAGATAGGGCAGCGGCTCGAAGAAATCCATATATTCGGCGATATCCTCGGCATGGACAGCGGTTGCGCCAAGCACAAGGGCAAGCGCCGTTGCACCAAGCCGGGGAAGGTTGCGGGGGGTCATGTCAGCCTCCATATGCGATCGTTTCCTGACGGTCCTGCGGCACCTGCCGCAAAACTTTCGCGCGTCTGAGGTAACTATAGCGTGAGGAATCGGGGCGCACCTTGACCCAGATCAAACCTTGGAATGATTATAAATTAAACATCGATGATAGATGATTTATCACATCACAGGTGGCCATGGGCGGATCGCATCTGCCGTGATCCAGGCCTGAACCCAGTCGGGCAGCGCGGGGCTATCGCCTGTATGCCCCAACCGGTCCAACACCTGCGCTGGCGGCACAATTCCCTTGGCGCTGGTCACGGCAGAGCGGATCAGAATGTGATTGGCGCATTCCGCGCCCTTCCACATCGACTGTTCGGTATAAATGAAGCGCGCGTCCCAGCCTATGCAACGGCTGCGCATCTCGAACCGTTCAAAGGCGCGAATTCGTTTGCGGTAGCGCGTGGAATTGCCCGCAACCGTAATGCCCCAGCCCTGCGCGCGCAGCACATCGCCCAGCCCGGTGCGCATGGCCATGGGAATGCGGCCCAGATCATACAGCGTCAGCGTGCGGCCATTGTTCAATTCAACCCATGGGTCCAGATCCCACGGCCAGCAGCGGTGGTGCGAGACATGCGTGTCCAACAGGCCCAAACGGGGGGCGTTGCGGTATTTCAGCATTTGGGCGGCGAAACGCAGGAATGGATACATCGGGTGTCCTTTCGTCGACTGCGTCGCGCGCTTGGGCGGCAGGGTCAAGCCCCGCCCCAACGTAAACCAGCCCGTCACAGGCTGTGCAGGCAAGACAGGATTGCCGCGCCGAACCGGTCCATGCGCGCCTGATCCATGCCCTTTATCCGGGCAAGCTCGGCATTATTGGCGGGCCGTCGTTCGGCAATGGCGCGTAATGTGGCGGGCGTCAGGGTCAGCAGCTTGTCGGTGCCGCCCGCGCCGCGTTCCAAGCCGCGCGCAAGTTCGGCCAAGTCATCGAACAGCGCGCCCGCCTCTCGCCCGGCCAATTTGCGGCGCTGCGGGTGTTGCGCGTCGGGCATGGCACCGGTGATGACGGCCAGAAACTCTGCCCCGTAGCGTTCCAGCTTCGTCGCCCCCACGCCAGAAATCCGCGCCATCGCATCCATGCTGTCGGGGCGATTTTCCGCCATTTCGACCAGCGTGCGATCTGTGAAGATAACATAGGCGGGCACGCGCGCGGCTTCGGCCAGCGCGCGGCGTTTGGCCTTCAACGCCGACAAAAGCGGCGCGTCTTCGTCCGAGACCAGCGCTTTCACCGCAGGTCCGTCGCGCGCGGCGGTGATCGTGTCTTCGCGCAGGGTGATCTCGGCCTCGCCCCGCAATATGGGGCGCGCCGCTTCGGTCATGCGCAAGGCCCCGTGCCGCTCGGCATCGGGGCGGACCAGATCGCGCCCCATCATCTGCCGGAACACCGCCTGCCATTTGGCGCGGCTTAACTCGCGCCCCACGGCGAAGGTGGGCAAATGGTCATGCCCGCGCGCGCGCACCTTGTCTGTGGCATTTCCAGTCAGAATATCGACCAAGTGGCCCACGCCGAACCGCTCGTCCGTGCGCAGCATGGCCGACAGCGCTTTGCGCACAAGCGTCGTGGCATTGAACTGCTTGACCGGGCGGGCACACAGATCGCAATTCCCGCAAGGGTCCGACGCTTCGCCGAAATAGGAAAGCAGAACCTGACGGCGACAGCCCAACGCCTCTGCCAGCCCCAGAAGCGCGTTCAGCCGCACATGGTCCGCCTCGCGCCGTTCCGGGGGGGCGGGGCTTTCATCTATCTGCGCGCGGCGCAGGCGAATGTCGTCTGGGCCATACAGCGTGAACGTGTCGGCAGGCGCGCCATCACGGCCCGCGCGGCCAATCTCCTGATAATACGCCTCAATTGACTTGGGCAGATCGGCATGGGCGACCCAGCGAATATCGGGCTTGTCTATGCCCATCCCGAAGGCCACGGTGGCGACCACGATCAGGTCATCTTCGCGCTGGAACAGTTCTTCCACGGCGCGGCGCGTATCCGCCTCCATCCCGCCATGATAGGCGCGGGCGTTATGGCCCGCTTCGCGCAGTCCTTGGGCAAGCGCCTCGGTGCGCGCACGGGTCGCACAATACACAATGCCCGATTGTCCGCGCCGGGCGCTGGCATAGGTCAAGATTTGCCTGCGGGGGCTGTCCTTTACGGTGAAGTTCAGCGTGATATTCGGCCGGTCGAAGCCGCGCAGAAAGATATTGGGGCTGCGCCCGTCGAACAGGCGTTTCAGGATTTCGGCGCGGGTTTCGGCGTCGGCAGTGGCGGTAAATGCCGCCATGGGCACATCCAAAGCGCGGCGCAGATCACCGATGCGCAGGTAATCGGGGCGGAAATCATGGCCCCATTGGCTGACACAATGCGCTTCATCCACCGCGATCAGGGTGCAGCGCGCGCGGCGCAACAGGTCGATGGTGCCGGATGATGCCAACCGCTCTGGCGCAATATACAGAAGCTTCAACGCACGCCGGTCGATGGCGTCGAACACGGCGTCCCGTTCGGCTTCGGTATTGCCAGAGGTTAGCGCGCCTGCGGCCACGCCCAATTCCTGCAAGCCGCGCACTTGGTCGCGCATCAGCGCAATCAGCGGCGAGATGACCAGTGTCATCCCATCGCGGCATAGCGCGGGTAGCTGGAAGCACAAGGATTTGCCGCCGCCCGTGGGCATCAGCGCAAGCGTGTCATGGCCTTCTGCGACAGAGTCCACGATCTCTGCCTGACCGGGGCGGAACCCGTCAAAGCCGAATACCTGTTTGAGGATCGCCTGCGGGTCAGCGCCCTCAGAGGAACATGGCTGCATTGTTGGTGATGATGATCTGAAGG
This genomic window from Roseibaca calidilacus contains:
- a CDS encoding acyl-CoA thioesterase: MYPFLRFAAQMLKYRNAPRLGLLDTHVSHHRCWPWDLDPWVELNNGRTLTLYDLGRIPMAMRTGLGDVLRAQGWGITVAGNSTRYRKRIRAFERFEMRSRCIGWDARFIYTEQSMWKGAECANHILIRSAVTSAKGIVPPAQVLDRLGHTGDSPALPDWVQAWITADAIRPWPPVM
- the recQ gene encoding DNA helicase RecQ; its protein translation is MQPCSSEGADPQAILKQVFGFDGFRPGQAEIVDSVAEGHDTLALMPTGGGKSLCFQLPALCRDGMTLVISPLIALMRDQVRGLQELGVAAGALTSGNTEAERDAVFDAIDRRALKLLYIAPERLASSGTIDLLRRARCTLIAVDEAHCVSQWGHDFRPDYLRIGDLRRALDVPMAAFTATADAETRAEILKRLFDGRSPNIFLRGFDRPNITLNFTVKDSPRRQILTYASARRGQSGIVYCATRARTEALAQGLREAGHNARAYHGGMEADTRRAVEELFQREDDLIVVATVAFGMGIDKPDIRWVAHADLPKSIEAYYQEIGRAGRDGAPADTFTLYGPDDIRLRRAQIDESPAPPERREADHVRLNALLGLAEALGCRRQVLLSYFGEASDPCGNCDLCARPVKQFNATTLVRKALSAMLRTDERFGVGHLVDILTGNATDKVRARGHDHLPTFAVGRELSRAKWQAVFRQMMGRDLVRPDAERHGALRMTEAARPILRGEAEITLREDTITAARDGPAVKALVSDEDAPLLSALKAKRRALAEAARVPAYVIFTDRTLVEMAENRPDSMDAMARISGVGATKLERYGAEFLAVITGAMPDAQHPQRRKLAGREAGALFDDLAELARGLERGAGGTDKLLTLTPATLRAIAERRPANNAELARIKGMDQARMDRFGAAILSCLHSL
- a CDS encoding cytochrome-c peroxidase, producing MTPRNLPRLGATALALVLGATAVHAEDIAEYMDFFEPLPYLPPIPADNSMDQVKIDLGRMLFFEPRISASGVISCATCHNPALGWTDRIDRAVGHAGQVGNRNTPTVLNSGFLGAQFWDGREPDLEGQSLGPIQADVEMNMSLEEAIQRLKEFEVYQEHFATAFPDDADPIRAENVALSIAAFERTLNTPNSPLDRFLRGDVQAMTDQQVEGMKLFVDAGCVACHNGPALTDSNYYRFELPSSKDEGRFLVTGDEYDKFAFRTPTLRNVAVTYPYFNNGSVDNLHDAVNLMADQMLGREFAEDENDAIVAFLHALTGEMPAVEIPALP
- the cls gene encoding cardiolipin synthase, translating into MPSIWVLLVFVVQAAFVLRALLRSGLTPSARLAWVTIILALPVVGLGAYALFGEIRMARAQRERIRDIRHRLNAAQIGQDSPRAEISGPARPAFAAGQATSQFPPVAGNLLTLLPEGDAMMNDIISAIDAAHDHVHMLYYIWLPDDTGTRMAQALCGASRRGVTCRVLVDDHGARHLIRSALWRQMAAAGVALQRAAPLGNPFISLLFGRIDLRNHRKIVVVDNRLSWVGSRNCADAAFAIKRRFAPWVDILVRLEGPVVRQQQAVFVQDWMTHHAEDLSATLSAPLVDAPPGAVTAQVISSGPDDVQTTPADALCAMIYAATERLTMTTPYYVPDQSLHVAICSAAERGVAVNLVLPARNDSAIVGAASESLLPELLHAGVHVHLFRPGLIHSKIVTVDGQFAMLGTANLDHRSFDLNYENSLLLACPAFTAELDMRQQSYVDRATPLDRADVAAWPLWRRLRNNTIALASPLL
- the accD gene encoding acetyl-CoA carboxylase, carboxyltransferase subunit beta; translated protein: MNWITNYVRPTISSFFNKREMPENLWEKCPECGTMLFHRELTDNQQVCTNCGHHMALTPRERFAGFFDGGLYQEIEVPAPLPDPLQFRDQKKYPDRMKAAQKGTGEKEAMLVVEGEVLRTKLVAAAQDFSFMAGSMGMYVGNAIIAAAEHAVARKLPLVLFSAAGGARMQEGILSLMQMPRTTVAIDMLREAGLPYIVVLTHPTTGGVTASYAMLGDVQIAEPGALICFAGPRVIEQTIRETLPEGFQRAEYLLEHGMLDRVTPRKEQRVEIATILRMLTGQSAVVHGDLPPPPAPAPAPAV
- a CDS encoding bifunctional folylpolyglutamate synthase/dihydrofolate synthase, whose amino-acid sequence is MTTGSDALLARMMEFHPKIIDLTLDRVWRLLAALDHPERRLPPVIHIAGTNGKGSTQAMIRAGLEGVGLTVHAYTSPHLARFHERIRLAGDLIAEDALSTILDECLQANGADPITYFEITTCAALLAFARTPADYTLLEVGLGGRLDATNVVDAPALTIITPVSMDHEQYLGNTLAKIAAEKAGIMKRGVPCVVAAQGDDALDVIEARAARLGVQLMVQGQHWHVTVEAGRLVYQDETGLLDLPLPRLAGPHQVQNAGTAIAALRALGHGAGAEAAVTRADWPARMQRLRHGPLVNALPQGTLWLDGGHNPAAGQAIAATLKAQGDQPLWVICGMLNTKDVSGFMAPLAVHARQLYAVSIPGEAATLSAQATAEAARAVGIDAVEGKSVLDALQDIAAKDPAAQVLICGSLYLAGNILCENG
- a CDS encoding CPBP family intramembrane glutamic endopeptidase, translated to MPFSQAQDRFVAPARLRPQLWRLLLGVGLILLIYLVWMAVIGLGVTFAVGVSGAGRALGEMGVGSSPVSILVLLMTFAGLVLGSFAAVRWVHKRSIASLFGPRDLLIRDFGVAFGVLLVVSLPGILWLLASGTLMPGVPFATWLVFLIPMLLGLLVQTGAEEIVFRGYLQQQLAARFVARWVSFVFPSVLFGLLHYAPEQMGQGTWLLVGLTGFFGLLMADLTARSGSLGLAWGMHFGNNLLAILIFTTGEALDGIALFRLPYSLSEPSTVFGLVLVDMVGLLVVWAVLRRYLRGR